The Skermanella pratensis genome has a window encoding:
- the dnaG gene encoding DNA primase, producing the protein MAFPPQFLEELRARLPLSDVVGKRMRLIRAGREFKAPCPFHNEKTPSFYVNDQKGFFHCFGCGAHGDIIGFAMRHDNLAFPEAVEQLASEAGLQVPQATPEDRQRFERQKSLHDLVEATCRWFEKQLFGAGGHAAFDYLKSRGLDEETMVRFRLGFAPADGNALRVHLAREGFKEEDMLEAGVVRASDYGGGAFSFFRNRVMFPVTDRRGRVVAFGGRIMEGDGPKYINSADNPLFHKGRLLYSMSRARQAAADGQPIIVVEGYMDVIALVRAGFDGAVAPLGTALTETQILELWKLAPPGRRVPVLCFDGDAAGQRAAFRAVERVLPHLLPDHSVRVAFMAGGDDPDSLLRKEGPKAMQQVLDGAMPLADVLWRMEEEGRVLDTPEARAGLQAALDERVALIADRTVQSLYRDEMRRRFFEKFRARPAFQPGQRFAGGSGGGFKGRGFRAPRTTDPPPDFQRSRPRPAREGRERVLLATLLNHPDLFEEVGESIGSVEFSLQALDLLRQAVVSVLSENPGLDAAGLGSHLTDMGFSDLEDAIGPASFLYAFARPDATPEQARRGWYDVWGQTYTDHIKSERREATQSFARDMNADNWSRVRALLEAEAGAAEFEDPDLEY; encoded by the coding sequence ATGGCGTTTCCTCCCCAATTCCTTGAAGAGCTGCGGGCGCGTCTGCCGCTCTCCGACGTGGTCGGGAAGCGGATGCGGCTTATCCGTGCGGGCCGGGAATTCAAGGCGCCGTGCCCTTTCCACAACGAGAAGACGCCCAGCTTCTACGTCAACGACCAGAAGGGTTTCTTTCACTGCTTCGGCTGCGGCGCCCATGGCGACATCATCGGCTTCGCCATGCGCCACGACAACCTGGCCTTCCCCGAAGCGGTCGAGCAGCTGGCGTCCGAGGCCGGGCTGCAGGTGCCTCAGGCCACGCCGGAGGACCGGCAGCGCTTCGAACGGCAGAAGTCGCTGCACGACCTGGTGGAGGCTACCTGCCGCTGGTTCGAGAAGCAGCTTTTCGGCGCAGGCGGCCATGCCGCGTTCGATTACCTGAAGAGCCGCGGGCTTGACGAGGAGACGATGGTCCGCTTCCGCCTCGGCTTCGCCCCGGCGGACGGCAACGCCCTGCGCGTCCATCTGGCTCGGGAAGGCTTCAAGGAGGAGGACATGCTGGAGGCCGGCGTCGTCAGGGCGTCGGACTATGGCGGCGGAGCCTTCTCCTTCTTCCGCAACCGCGTGATGTTCCCGGTCACCGACCGGCGCGGCCGTGTCGTCGCCTTCGGCGGCCGCATCATGGAGGGCGACGGGCCGAAATACATCAACTCCGCCGACAACCCCCTCTTCCACAAGGGCCGGCTGCTCTACAGCATGAGCCGCGCCCGGCAGGCGGCGGCCGACGGCCAGCCGATTATCGTGGTCGAGGGCTATATGGACGTCATCGCCCTGGTCCGCGCCGGCTTCGACGGCGCCGTGGCGCCGCTCGGCACCGCGCTGACCGAAACCCAGATCCTGGAGCTGTGGAAGCTGGCGCCTCCGGGGCGCCGGGTCCCGGTGCTCTGCTTCGACGGCGATGCCGCCGGGCAGCGCGCCGCCTTCCGGGCGGTCGAGCGGGTGTTGCCCCACCTGCTGCCCGACCACTCGGTCCGCGTGGCCTTCATGGCGGGCGGCGACGATCCGGACAGCCTGCTGAGGAAGGAAGGGCCGAAGGCTATGCAGCAGGTGCTGGACGGCGCCATGCCGCTGGCCGACGTGCTGTGGCGGATGGAGGAGGAGGGCAGGGTGCTCGACACGCCCGAGGCCCGCGCCGGGCTCCAGGCCGCCCTGGACGAGCGGGTCGCCCTGATCGCCGACCGGACCGTGCAGTCCCTCTACCGCGACGAAATGCGCCGCCGTTTCTTCGAGAAGTTCCGCGCCCGCCCGGCGTTCCAGCCGGGCCAGCGCTTCGCCGGCGGGAGCGGAGGCGGGTTCAAGGGACGCGGCTTCCGGGCGCCGCGCACCACCGATCCGCCGCCCGACTTTCAGCGCAGCCGGCCGAGACCCGCGCGGGAAGGCCGGGAGCGTGTCCTGCTCGCAACACTGCTGAACCATCCCGACCTGTTCGAAGAGGTCGGGGAATCAATAGGTAGCGTGGAGTTCTCGTTGCAAGCTCTGGACCTGCTGCGTCAGGCCGTCGTGTCGGTGCTTAGCGAAAATCCCGGGCTTGACGCTGCCGGTTTGGGTAGCCACTTGACTGATATGGGCTTCTCCGACCTGGAAGACGCCATTGGTCCGGCTTCCTTCCTGTATGCCTTCGCGAGGCCGGATGCGACACCGGAGCAGGCCCGGCGAGGCTGGTATGACGTATGGGGGCAAACATATACCGATCATATCAAGTCCGAACGCCGGGAGGCGACCCAGTCCTTCGCCCGCGATATGAATGCCGATAACTGGTCCCGCGTTCGGGCATTGCTCGAAGCCGAGGCCGGCGCGGCCGAGTTCGAAGACCCCGACCTTGAATACTGA